CCTCTGCGCTGGTTCCGCCGACTGCGTACCGCTGGGAAATCCGCGCCGACATCAACCGGGCCTTCCTCACCCTCGGCTGCACGATCATCTGCTGGCGGCGCCTCAAAAACAGTGCTGATCTGAGCCCTCAGCCCGAACCGGCGGCCAGCGCCTCGCCGAGCGGGGTGCGCCGGTAGAGCACCGACCGTCCGGACCGGGCGCGGACGAGCAGCCCCGCGCCTCGCAGGATGGCGAGGTGGTCTCCAACCGCGCCGGGTGCCATGGCGAGGCTTCGGGCGAGGTGGCTCGTACTGGCCGGGGCGTCCAGCGCCAACAGCAGCCGGGCTCTCGCCCGGCCGACCAAAGCGGTCAGCGCGTCCGGTTGGAGAACGGTCGCCTGTTCGTCCCACAGGGCGGCGGTGCCGCGGGCAGGATAGACCAAGGTCCTGGGCCAGGGGTCTTCCAGGTGGGCGGCGATGTTCCCGACGAAGACCGAAGGGATCAGCAGTAGCCCGTCGCCGGCGAGACGGACGTTTCCGACCGGGGGGAAGAAGCCGATCTCGATACCGCCGGCGCGCCAGGCGACGCTCGGGTGCAGGCTCTCGATGGTCGTGGCCCATCCGTGTTCGCCGATCACACCCACCCGGTGCACGACATCGCGCTCACAGATCGCGCGCAGTTGCGGCCAGTCCGTGGCGAGCAGCTCGTGCCACGCCTGGTCCATCGCCTCGGCGATCCTGGAGACGGCGTCCGTGGAGTCCAGCACTGCGCGTACGCGGGGATCATGGGCGGACGGGCCGGTCGCGGTGGTGGCGAATTCATGGCGGGCCGCTTCCAGCGGTGTGGCCCGGATCATGGCCAGGTCGTCTGCCCAGGTCTGGTTGAGACCGCGCGGGGGCGGGGCGACGAAGTCCGGCCCGGATTGCGGGGTGTGCAGGGCGAGGGCGGCGTCCAGTTCGGTCTCGCGGCGAAGCCGTTCAAAGGCCGGCAGGAGCCGGGTGGCCCAGGCTCGCGGCAGCGGCCGGTTTTGGCCGGCGAGCGAGCGTAGTAGTAAGCAGAGGTCCATCGCGGGCGACAGTGCGAAGCGGCTGCGCAGCAGGTCCTCGGCGGAAACGTCGAAGCGGAGCACCCCGTGATGCTACCGCCGGACGCCTGTTCCGATTCGTCCAGCGACGAATCATTGGTGAGTGGCGCGGGCGCACGGCGAGGCTGGGCGTCATGACCCCAACCGCCGAACCCGCGCAGGGCAATCACCGTGCCACCTACCGGGAGGTGCTGGCCGAGCCGCGATTCCGGCTGCTCTTCTCGACCCGCGCCGTCGCGATCACTGCGGGCTCGCTGCGGATCACCACGTTCTCGGTGCTGGTCTTCGCGGCCACCGGCTCCGCGCTGTTGAGCGCACTGGCCTTCGGCATCGGCTTTCTCCCGCAGTTGTTCGGCTCGCTGCTGCTGGGCTCACTGGCCGACCAACTGCCACCCCGTGCGCTCATCGCCGGCGGCTACGCCTTGGAGTGCGCCGCCGCCCTGCTGCTCGCCCTGGTGCGGATGCCGATCGCGGCAAGCCTCGGTGTCGTGGCGCTGGTCGCCCTCGCCACACCGGTGTTCGGCGGCGCGTCGGGTCGGCTGGTCGCGCAGTGGCTCAAGGGCGACGCCTATGTACTGGGCCGTTCACTGAACAACGTCGCCTCCTCTGGCGCGCAATTGTTCGGTCTGGCGCTGGGAGGTGCGGTCGTCGCGGTACTCGGCCCGCACCGGGCGCTCGTGGTAAGCGCCGCCCTCTACCTCGGCTGCGCGCTCGCCGTCCGCATCCGGCTACCCCGGCTGGAGCCGGGAGAGTTCGGTGGCACACCCGGCAGGGCTCGGGGCGATGGCGGGGCCGTCCGGGCAAGCCTGCACGGTGCCGGCCTGCTGCTGCGCGGACACACGGTACGACGACTGATGCTGGCCCAGTGGCTACCGCCCGCGTTCGTAGCGGGCGCGGAAGGTCTGATCGTCGCCTACGCGGGAGGACACCACTTCGCGCCCGGCCGGTACGCGGTGCTGATGGGCTGTTTGCCGGTCGGCATGCTTGTCGGTGACCTGCTGGTGGGTCGACTGCTACGGCCACCCACCCGGGAGCGACTGGTAGTCCCGTTGATTGCGCTGACGGGACTGCCGCTGGTCGGCTTCGCTACCGAGCCCGGAGTGGGCGTCTCGTCCTGTCTGCTGCTGCTCTGCGGCTTCGGATTGGCCTACGGTCTCGGCCTGCAACGGCCGTTCCTGGACGCCCTGCCGCAGGAGGGCCAGGGCCAGGCCTTCGGTCTGCTCGGCTCCGGCAGCATGACGCTGCAGGGCGTCGGGCCGGCCTGCTTCGGCTCGGTGTCCGCAGGCATCGGAACAGGCGGCGCGATCGCCCTGGCAGGCGGCGCGGCGGTCCTTACCGCCGGCTGGATTCTCACCTGGCACCCGCCCGCCTCCCCGGTCCCCGTCCCGAACTACTCAACGGGATCAGAGAACAGCACCGAACAGCATGCGTGTAGTTGCTGTTGCGGACCACGTACGGGATCTTGAGACCACGAACAGCCCATGGAAGGTTCATGCCGCATGATCGATGAATTCGCGAAGGACAGCCTGCACGGGAGACTGCGGCGGGACCGCAAGGCGCTGCTCTGGAAACTCGACGGCTTGTCCGAATACGACGCCCGCCGGCCTTTGACCGCGACCGGGACCAACCTCCTCGGCCTGGTCAAACACGTGGCCGGCGTCGAGGCCAGGTACTTCGGCGAGGTCTTCGACCGCCCTTCCCCGGAACCGCTGCCCCGGTGGCAGGACCATGACGGCAGCGATCAGTGGGCGGCCGAGGACGAGACCCTCGATCAGATCACCGGGTTCTACCGGCGCACGTGGGAACACTCGGACGCGACGATCAACGAGCTTCCCCTCGACGCCCCCGGCCACGTGCCGTGGTGGCCGGAGCCTTATCCCAACACGAACCTGTTCGCCATCGTGGTCCACGTCCTCGGCGAGACCATCCGGCATGCCGGGCACGCCGACATCCTGCGCGAGGGCCTCGACGGCCGGACCGGGGTGCGCGCCGAGCACGAGCAGCAGATCGACCAGGAAGCCCGTGCGGCCTACCGCGCGAAGATCGAGCAGGCCGCCAGGTCCGCCGCACCCATCAAGGCTTAGTCAGACATACCAGGCAGCCTGATCCCGGGCTTGCGATTTCCGAGCACCCCGGCCATCTGCCGGCCCACATCCGGTCTCGGACACGTCCACCGCGACAGCCCCCGACACGCAGGGCCCGGCCCGTTCAGCACTGCGCGGCCTCGCACCGCGGAAGGCTCGCCGCTGCCCTTCCCTCAGACAGCGCTGAGTGGATGGGCAGCCGTGGCGGAGCGCGGAGGCCAGGCGCACGGGGCCAGGATGCCGAGGACGTAGGCGCGGGCGACGAGGGCCGGGCGGGTCGCCGCCCCCAGGACATGCCGCAGGCGGCTGAGGTGGTAGTCGACCGTCTGCCGGGACAACTGCAGCGAAGTGGCGATGTCGCCGTTGCTGCTGCCCTCCGCCAGGAGGGAGAGGATGCGGACCTGCGCGGCGGTGAGCGGCGCATGCGCCTCGTGGGCGAGGCTCTGGTGTGTGACGACGGCCCAGACGTGCCGGGCCCGGGTGACGGAGTGGCCGATCGTCGTCAGGTGGAGCCGCGCGCGGCGCTGCAACCCCTGGGCGTCCACGAGCACCGCGGATGTCTCGACCCTTCTGGTGCGGCGCGCTATCAGGCCGTTCCAGCGCCGGTGCAGCCGGTCGAGATCGGGTTCCGGGGCGAGCAGGGTGTGCGCGCGGCGGCCGACCAGATCGTGCGGGCTGAGCCGGAACAGTTCGGCCGCCGCCGCGCTCGCCTCGACCACGCGCCCGTTCGCCGAGAGCAGCGCGCAGGGCAGGCCGCTGTGGTCGCGCAGGGCCTCCAGGTGCTCCTCGGCCTCCTGCCACTGGGCCGTGGCGCGCAGGTGGTCCGTGACGTCCACGTAGATTCCGGCGACGCAGGTCTGCGCGTTCTCCCGTACGGGAAAGCGGTGGCCCACCGCCCGGCCCGCGCTGCCGTCCTGGCGCCGGTAGCCGAGGGTGTGCCGTACCGGCGTACCCCGGCTGAGGACCTCCTGGTCGAGGGTGCGGAACCGGTCGGCCTCGGCGGGCTCGTCGAGGTCCTCTATGTACTTTCCGACGACCTGTTCCGGGACCGTGCCGTAGAGGTGCCCGTAGGCGTGGTTGGCCCACAGGTAGCGTCCGTCCTTGTCGCGGATGAAGGCGGCGGCCGGGGCGAGGTCCACCAGGTCCGCGAAGGCCGCGTGTCCGCCCGGGGCCTCGGTGCGGGTGTCGGCCTCCACCGCGAGGCCGCGCGCACGGCCGTGGGCCCGGCCCTCGCTCGGGAGTCGGCTGACGTCGAAGGCGCGGCCGTCGAACCGGATCCGTCGGCGGCCCTCCTGCGGCGAGTGCCCCGGGTCGGGGAGTTCCCGGCGCAGCCGGTCCAGGAAGCGCCGCGCCGTGCCGGAGTCGGTGAAGGCGCCGCCTCCCTGTTCCAGCACCTGCCACGTCTCGTCGGCTTCCCACCAGAACACGGGAAGGTGCTCGAGCAGTGCCTTGAGACTGGAATCGTCCACAGCGCTCTCCGTCCGTATACGACTGGCTGACGCGCAGTCATACGGCGTTGGATATCCCGCACCCACTCCGCACATGCCCGGATCCCGGCCGGGGTGCCGTCGCGCCGAAAGCCGCTGCGGAGGCGGAGGCGCCCCGGGACTCAGGCAAATGCCTGAGTCCCGGGGGTCCCCGGAGGCGTCGCGGGCGGTTGCGGCCTGGTCCCCTGGAGTAAGCGGGTGAACACGTTCCGCCACGCGGACCGGAGAGCCACCGGGCTCACCGCACGTTCCCCCGCATATGGCGATCCGTCGAAAACCGGATGATTGGAGACGAACTTCAGTGAGCAAGGTGCTGTTAGTGCATGCCAAGGGTGGTCCGCCGCTCGGTCACGTCCTGTCCCGGACGGCCGCGAGGGCGGAAGTGCACCTGCTGGCGCTCAGCGCTCTTCCTCCCGCCGTGGCAGGCTCCGCCCGCAGACTGTGCGCCTCGGTCGTGACGCCTGCCGGCGCACACCGCTCCGACCTGGTGTCCCTGATCGTCGCGCGGGCCGAGGCCGTGGGCGCGGACGCGGTGCTCACCTTCTCCGAGTATGCGGTCGTGGCCGTCGCCGAGGCGTGCGAGGCGCTCGGTCTCGCGGGGGCAGGCGGTGCCTCCGCGCTCGCCCGCGACAAGCGGCTGATGCGCCGCACCTGGCAGCGACACGGGCTGTCGCAGCCCGAGTTCCGTCCCGTGGGCACCGAGGCCGACCTGCACGCGGCGGCTCGCTCCCTGCCCGGCCCGCTGCTCCTCAAGGCGGCCTGG
The window above is part of the Streptomyces syringium genome. Proteins encoded here:
- a CDS encoding winged helix-turn-helix domain-containing protein, translated to MLRFDVSAEDLLRSRFALSPAMDLCLLLRSLAGQNRPLPRAWATRLLPAFERLRRETELDAALALHTPQSGPDFVAPPPRGLNQTWADDLAMIRATPLEAARHEFATTATGPSAHDPRVRAVLDSTDAVSRIAEAMDQAWHELLATDWPQLRAICERDVVHRVGVIGEHGWATTIESLHPSVAWRAGGIEIGFFPPVGNVRLAGDGLLLIPSVFVGNIAAHLEDPWPRTLVYPARGTAALWDEQATVLQPDALTALVGRARARLLLALDAPASTSHLARSLAMAPGAVGDHLAILRGAGLLVRARSGRSVLYRRTPLGEALAAGSG
- a CDS encoding MFS transporter encodes the protein MTPTAEPAQGNHRATYREVLAEPRFRLLFSTRAVAITAGSLRITTFSVLVFAATGSALLSALAFGIGFLPQLFGSLLLGSLADQLPPRALIAGGYALECAAALLLALVRMPIAASLGVVALVALATPVFGGASGRLVAQWLKGDAYVLGRSLNNVASSGAQLFGLALGGAVVAVLGPHRALVVSAALYLGCALAVRIRLPRLEPGEFGGTPGRARGDGGAVRASLHGAGLLLRGHTVRRLMLAQWLPPAFVAGAEGLIVAYAGGHHFAPGRYAVLMGCLPVGMLVGDLLVGRLLRPPTRERLVVPLIALTGLPLVGFATEPGVGVSSCLLLLCGFGLAYGLGLQRPFLDALPQEGQGQAFGLLGSGSMTLQGVGPACFGSVSAGIGTGGAIALAGGAAVLTAGWILTWHPPASPVPVPNYSTGSENSTEQHACSCCCGPRTGS
- a CDS encoding DinB family protein, which codes for MIDEFAKDSLHGRLRRDRKALLWKLDGLSEYDARRPLTATGTNLLGLVKHVAGVEARYFGEVFDRPSPEPLPRWQDHDGSDQWAAEDETLDQITGFYRRTWEHSDATINELPLDAPGHVPWWPEPYPNTNLFAIVVHVLGETIRHAGHADILREGLDGRTGVRAEHEQQIDQEARAAYRAKIEQAARSAAPIKA
- a CDS encoding PAS domain S-box protein; protein product: MDDSSLKALLEHLPVFWWEADETWQVLEQGGGAFTDSGTARRFLDRLRRELPDPGHSPQEGRRRIRFDGRAFDVSRLPSEGRAHGRARGLAVEADTRTEAPGGHAAFADLVDLAPAAAFIRDKDGRYLWANHAYGHLYGTVPEQVVGKYIEDLDEPAEADRFRTLDQEVLSRGTPVRHTLGYRRQDGSAGRAVGHRFPVRENAQTCVAGIYVDVTDHLRATAQWQEAEEHLEALRDHSGLPCALLSANGRVVEASAAAAELFRLSPHDLVGRRAHTLLAPEPDLDRLHRRWNGLIARRTRRVETSAVLVDAQGLQRRARLHLTTIGHSVTRARHVWAVVTHQSLAHEAHAPLTAAQVRILSLLAEGSSNGDIATSLQLSRQTVDYHLSRLRHVLGAATRPALVARAYVLGILAPCAWPPRSATAAHPLSAV